tatcgccaccaggttcattcgattacttcggaccagagcgcaacaaccaccaacaggaCCAACACGGCGCGCCcgagaccgcgcaccacaaccaacaacagcgtcggcTTCACCGGCAAAGTCACCTTCACCAGCGAcaacacgccggcagagacccatggtacgtactctgtcggccatgtaagtaccagcaaggtataactttagatataattaccctacaaaaaattatggtcacgaaacttacccacgcccatgcaaatgtgactaggaatataacctatgactgtataataactagtcaaccggcgtggaatgacgagagcatttttgcagggtagttaaaggaatttccaagtggtacttagagggttttatacagcccgggtaaaccattcgacaaggatcgatcTTTTTTCGtcaaaattacattttttaagaattatcAACATAAAAGATGAGAGGATAATTTAacttattatagaaaaaaaagttacacataaatgatttccactatttaagtttagcttgtattaattatctaaccaaaagaattactacatgaacacttatgttttgcaacttgacaagatattaaagaatgcaacaacagtttaatatgcaaaattatttacacattttaaaagGGTTGTTCACAAATAAAgaggcagttttgtctcagtcagGTCAAGCAGCACTTACCTATTAGAATGCTTAACACCTATTCCAACATACGCCGTTTATTTGAGAATGCATATTATATACATTATATTGAGcaaaactctttaaatataactaaaattgtattcagcaatttaCGAGTATAATTATATTTACCTAATACCTAAGCAttagctttacaaaaaaaataaaaggcatacatttttttttatcattttaagaatatattttgtcgctttaaattgtttgaagttagctctataaattttattgataataagccgtcgCTATCACGTGAAAAATTTAGCGATTCATTTttgggagctcaaccataaatttaaagaattttttttttgcgacagcagccattcgtcgattatgcacgaattggcaaaaggattttgaatttaatttttttttcttatatcttacaaatgcaatatatatatatatacatatgaatccctattgcgggcaatatctttcgaacaacaagacgaaagtaatctacgtgcacgtaatacatattgctatcgcaatttcatctttattgcttttgtaaacacTCTTCTTGGtacatattagatattattatcattatactatgcgcactagcattataccaatttgatattAGGTTACCCGCAAAATAAATTCTACTATAAcatcataataatttttgtaagtggaaaaaaaagcagataataagtgattatcgtaacaatgtactttaagggcaaccccttatgataataaccaaaaaaggacttaatatatatattattttgttaaccaaatataagcaaattatttGAATACCTTTGTTGTTAGAGAATATGGTTTATATTAGAATTTAGCTAATAATTCAATGACTTCAGAGAAAAGGTTTAAGGCATTAATAATGGgtattgaataaaaattgtatttataatgggaatgctgacgtcgccctttatttagaaggcatagggtaaagcaggtaaggggccaccgaaagattaggtgcgtcggtggccatgaattttgagggtgggcatagcaccgggcgtcgcaacaccacccgcggcgcctcctctatatattcggccctgttcttttttcttttaaattttcagcttttttgtttatttcagcagttagtaaccggtcgtttccggttcggttagtttttttttcgaacagtttttttttttaattttcggtttctttttgaatttaaattttttgaatgttaacggtctgtccgtgacatccggttcggccggatgtcgttttagtttgaatttataagcgttttgggtcggtctctgcgcttctgtcgggttTTCTTGAATTTGACAGCACGTTTGAcagttgattttgaataggcatgataggattttttttctgttggcaaggacccgccccagccgacaatgactagccattgtgcaccaccacatcatgccgaccgccttccttactgcttccactgtaaatgcgtttccataacaaagtaggtttattaaaggcagcgttgccaaactaaaaagaagtaattaacaaattttctggctcacaaattgaaccagacttctatctggatttatctggctcaaatcgttgttgttgcatttacatgcaaaattatttatctggctcaggattttgccaccggatgatggctaatatcactactatgagagttggcagcactcaacgAATGTGTACACATAATAGGGTGCTTTTATTCTTAACTGGTTTTCCCGAAATGttccataaaattttacttaaaaagttaaaacaaattatcaaagggtaattctatacgactgCAGGACaatggtaatacgcgtccaaaaatatcgagaggtgtcaaaatacgcATATTGACCTCGCCAACAATAATGCgaaggcggaaattaaaaatttttgctcGTTCAaatgatattaacgaaaaaccgaaaaatgaccacgGAATGTCCGAAACCGGTGGTGGGATCCatggtatttttgcgcagaacacctttctgcattggtggcGTTCGGCCGCGCTaataaaaattaccctgggtgggtccaacataTTCGCGCATaacacttatgtttacaatttGTTTTGTGGGTATcacaaaataatcaaaattaacaaccacatgaaaattttcaatttcttttgaactaacgaaagcttttccgcttttggattattgttgtcgaggtcaatacgcgtcttttgatacgtcTCTAGatattttggacgcgtattacccatcaagctgtcgtatagaattaccaaacactcttatcctcgcttagatattgcttatacggcccatacatgatacaaaaaccatgcgcaaatataaaacgacgaaattggtgcaaatgaaaattttgacatacacggcacaAAAAcgctgcgcaatattcatttttaaagtagcgcaacaaatgaaacatgtgttttaattgtgtaaaaaaggcactaattgcaTAAAAAACCActctttattttccacagtgctggtaattcacggtataagtcggAAAATCGCACAAGAAgattttattttccattgtatttataatatatatattttaattgcaaaaccagctcaactcattgcatcactgcgcaatattcatttttcaactagcgcaacaaatgaaacatgtgttttaattctataaaaaaggcactaactgtataaaaaatcactatttattttccacagtgctggtaattcacggtataagtcgaaaaactcgcaccagaggcgtttattttccattgtacttataaaatatatattttaattgaaagATCAGCTCAACTCATtacagcactgcgcaatattcatttttcaactagcgcaacaaatgaaacatgtgttctaattgtataaaaaattattttttattattaaatttgtgtgaattcctgttacaagctagaaatggtccttacgccttcgatattaacattttttaacaataattactgatgttatattatcaggaaccacaggtaaactgtgttaGATTCACcatacacgaagaaaaaagcatgtgcaatatttgcagacatgcgtaaatatcaaaatcgttttgattttagcgcagttctctgcgcaaatagcgtaaccagtgcacacaccggtcaaatccttgtgcaaattggtaattggcacaaggatacttgagccgtgtaattggcgtattaggagacccatctagtggcagtggttaaataactagctacagcacagggctTACCGAAAAGCGAAGACACAACCGTATAATGGCCATACTGTATAACCAATTTCTCTAAGTATCTGGAACACGCTTTATTGGAACATTGAAACGCAACTATAATTCGTTTTTACGGAAAATACTTCCACGCATCTGGTAGCACCATGACAAATGTCAAACAATTGTTTTGATGTTGTTTGTATTTTCTCATACTTTTGTTCACTACTTGAAATATTAGCGttttaacacaaaaataaaagttattaaatttaaatGATAGCTACAACAAATAGTGCTTTATCAAATGCTTCAGGCGTACCCGACAAAGCATGGCAACCACACTTTGTATCGCTTGAGACGACGTAAGTACAATTGCACACAAATATTCAAGTACTCCTTTAATTTACCAATTTGCTTGCAGAATGGGTGAAATTACTGTTGAACTTTATTGGAAACATGCACCAAACACTTGCcgtaattttgcagaactttCACGTCGTGGCTATTACAACAACGTCGTGTTTCATCGCATCATACGAGACTTCATGATACAGGGTGGTGATCCTACAGGCACTGGACGTGGTGGCACTTCTATCTATGGCAATGAATTCCCAGATGAAATTCATTCAGATCTCAAGCATACTGGAGCAGGTATATTATCAATGGCGAATTCCGGTCCAGATACGAATGGTTCTCAATTCTTCATAACATTAGCGCCCACACAGTGGTTGGATGGAAAGCATACAATATTTGGGCGAGTTTATGCTGGTATGCAGGTGGTCAAGCGTATTGGACTGGCAGAAACAGATAAAAATGATCGACCGGTAGATAGTGTGCGTATAATAAAGGCAAAAGTTGAAAAGTACTAAATACTTCAATAGTTTTACATTAAATCACTTTTTTAAACTATTTGTATATAAGAATAGACATTAATTGAAATACATAATAGTAATACAATTAACTTAAGTTTGCTTATAgtcaattttacttatttaaataaGGGGACAGGCGGGTTGTTTTAAGTTACCGTTTGACGCCAACGGTTGTTCCTACATGGTTCCATCCAACATATCGACGAGGCGCTTAATTTCACGgctgaaaagaaaggaaatgtTGCTTACTTTTTTAGAGTAAACGGATATAGCCAAAGAGCTTAGTTCGTTTTGTTTGAGGCTAGACTTTTCATGTTATTGTTGAAGGAGCAACCCCTGCAAAGCTGGCACTACCgtcaacaaaatcaaaaatttcttaAGAAGAATATGTCCCAGGTTCCGCATGTTTAATACGCTTAGTATGCTATGATCCTATCAGGAAAAGTAAGACCTGAATTTACTAAAAGCAAAAACGaagctggcggccaccgtggtgtgatggtagcgagctccgcctatcacaccgtatgccctgggttcgcaccccgggcaaagcaacattaaaattttagaaatgaggtttttcaattagaagaaaattattctaagcggggtcgcccctcggcagtgtttggcaagcgctccgggttatttctgccatgaaaagctctcagtgaaaacttatctgccttgcagatgccgttaggagtcggcataaaacatgtaggtcccgtccggccaatttgtagggaaaatcaagaggagcacgacgcaaattggaaaagaagctcggcattagatctcttcggaggttatcgcgccttacatttatttttttatttttaaaaacgaaGCTGTACAAGTAGAACACAAACCCCGAAgatttagggagtgttatcgatgttgatggtcctttgtcggatataaatCCGTTACGTGCCGGTAACAAGCACCGTCAAGGTACCGAACATCTATGAAACGATTTAATTTCCCAACATTGCATTTTTTATGCCATTTCCCCTCAAACCCCTTGTTCCACGAGGAATTTGGGATGATACGTTTAATttgtgtatgatacatttatattatttataacaGGCTTCCCTCCTCGCATAAGTGAGGTTGAAAATTTGATTGTGGAAGCTACAATGAATTGCCCTTAACAATCCCTCGAAACTCTTAAAATAACTAGAGATATGCCAATATTCCCTAGAGCCGCGTTGGTCTGAACCTGTCATATCAGAAACAACCACAAGTCTTTAATGTAAGTTTTAGCTTCTTCATATATGACTATTCGTGTTAGTAAAACTCACATTCTTTATCCTAATTGCTCTGTTGGTTTCATAGATTTAGTTATTTCTTCCTTCTTTGCCATAATTGTGTACATAAATTTGATATTGGCATCCATGCTGTCTGTCAACTTATTAACTGCATTTTTATGCACCTCTACATTATCTGCGGTTATTGAAGATATCTACAAGCAGAAAGaaataatttgttaaattaaataaaaacgtgaGATAATTCCTGTAAATATTACTCACGGAGTGCAGAAAGTTACATAGATTTTCCATTAAAGTTTCTACGGATGCCGCCAAATACTGCGCTTCAATTTCAATGTCACTCAACACATTTGGATCAATTTGAGGACGCTGAGTTTGCAGGAAACGTTTAGTTAGCAATCCGCTTCCTGTAGGAGCAGCTGAAGGGGTGCTTGTATGTGGAGCATAACTAAGCTGATCTATGTATTACAAGAAAAAAcagaaaattaataaatgttCCCATTGTCTATTTGAAACTTACCATTTCTTATCTTTTCTTCTAGATTATCAGCCACAAAATGTCGCATATGCCCATCGGTACTTGTCGCACCTTCCAACTCATAAGGGAAAGCTagcaaaatattaaatatatatacagTAAACACAGCCTCAGGGGTTTCCTTGTACTTACATGAATCACAGTGCAAAGAATTTGGacgttttgttgttttgttatccTCACATGAACAATCTTTTGAATTTTCCGCGTCGTCATCATCTACCACTCTCTCTTCACAACTTCCTTCCTGCATACCAGCGCTATATGATGCCTCATTGCTTCTATCATCATTGTTTCTAGGCACTATGTCGGGATATTGCGCCAGAAATGGTATTTCCCTGTATGATGATGGTTCCATGGCATTCGTTGATGTCTTCCTTGTTCTTTGCATTGCTCTATCTGATTTTTCACTGCCTTTATCGTCGTTTAATAATTCAGGTATACCATAACGTGGTCTTATTGGAATTTCTGGACTCTTTCGGGACATTTCCTTGTAAAATAACAGGGgagaatttaaatttatttaaaatacatttcGGTTTGATGAGAAAAACAAAATATGATCAGCTGatatttgccgtcttccagtgagttttacagctccggctcacgctcaattctcacgggaatgctctggatcattgaaacacttgagaagcagatgtcgtgaaattttcgcacacatttaactcatacggcgaatggctaagcagcgacatctattttcaAAATGTAGGTTTaataaaggcagcgttgccaaactaaaaagatgtaattaacaaattatctggctaacaaattgaaccagacttctatctggatttatctggctcaaatcgttgttgttgcatttacatgcagaattatttatctggcttcggattttgccaccggatgatggctatttTGAACTCAAAATTAACCCCATTGTGGATaagttttatccacaatgattaaCCCGTCGATGATGTGTGAGCCTCTAAAGTTGCGTGGTATCACACCAAagagaatttaatttaatttatttatcagtctacaaattaaacaatcatacagaccaaatatacagaCACTTAATTTAAAGATATAATGTACGATATAAATAACATACCTCACGCAGAGTACTCATGTTGAAGCTGTTTCCCGGAAGGGGCACAAgagaatttatgaaattgacatcattagagcaaattaatagtagacaaAATTTAAACAGAGTAAATTTGAgtacataaatacaaaaataatgatCAAGTCCCAATAAATggtattttatatttgaaatagagggttgaaaattattttcgcagttctttgcttcatttcaagttacaaatttaatgtggttaaaagtaattttttaatactaaaaaaCGAGTACCAGACgtcaaaatttttacagtgtttattaaaatcatcgCATAAACAGCGAAGTGGGGGGGagaagcaaaaattgtttctggaccgattcgtTTCTTTagcattggaccgacgatatcATCTTCAATCTTCGCAAGAAGATTGTCCCAATAATAATGCATATACACtgtaaaaagaaaaaatcgacatcgaagttttgaaaacaaagaaaatatgCTATAATTCATCACTAAAATCCGATAAAAAGATGTAACTTGATACGTTAGTTGACTTTATgacaaaaaatagaaacttgGTACAATTATGGAAATTGGGCGTAGAACCTTTTCCTTATCTTAAATCAAGAAGCGTTGAAAACTTGACATCGAGGTTGTCCTTGCTATTAAATATATGCCTTGctaaattaatgaaatcggttggCGATCCCGCTCACTTAGGCAAGGCGCACAccaggctacgcgtcatagacgcgtattagacgATGCAGGCGGaatctgtacgctttgatgtcgaacacaagtacttgaatggagagctgcccACGTAATCTGCATGAAAGCTTCATGTAGCTAAGCGTatagcaatgttggtcgctgagcgtatgtaggcttgaaaaaaggaagaacaagatgtttgtttacatttttttgtatgcaaatttgttattttagttaataaaagtgcgtgaaagatATATTACCGAGgcgaaaaagagtattcaacACCACAAAAGCTTgcttagacattgttgaagctgTTAAAAGGccaaaaagtgttggaaactagaaatcactttTTTCTCTGCCCGCGGTGGTTGAAAGTTCcttttcataatttacaaaggcacagGAATGCAAACAACTTGTAATACCTATCTTcatttggtttcggggacggatatacctgaagaaattcaatttcttattttttaataattgcttgctttttgtagcgacgctcgaaagaagcttcgtgtgcagatcttgaggcgtagagaaattgtaactatatcaacattcaagttgatattttaaaaaacttttagttttgtttgtaatataaaatttatttttgtatttttgagtttagatattttcaaactaattagaattttctttttttgaagttattcaaaattttaagttaacacgaaaactcaattaaaattattttaaaaattaaagtaaagagtacaaagtagttaacactatatttactccccctccaagaaaatttgaaacaaacaaattattaattaatattaaatgtaacctttttttgttttttgttgtttaatgtatttgtatttaaattagtgttaataagtatgtttgctggtttaagtaaatcaattgaaatatttttaatagtattattgtattgaattgtaaatgttttatgtttcttagatataactttaaaaggtccttcataaggtgattctaaattagatttacgaagaactttaacaaaaacatactcacaattttctaattgtttaggaaccaaaacattttctttgttatccatatttgttataataaaaatagcATAATGCAGTACGCGCTGAAGAATTaactgaataaaaaatttaataaatagcactattgaaattcttgtgcatataatttaactatgtttgtgttccctatacatttgtgaacaggaagcaatacaacaacattctgtgcaaatttcatataacagtcgctgtaaattatatatacgaaacattaaaacaaagaataagtgttgaaaatcaaatttaaaacataaaagtacgtataacagaaatttactagtaagcattctatgaattttatgcaacataaacaaaatacaaaataaaatttgtttactatttgttaattaataaagaactctaaaaacgtgtgtgtaaacaaaataaaaacatttacaacCTAATACTCTTAAAAACAACGATTGGGTTATCCatgccacaacaacaattttgcacgcaatacacacaagaacagattaaaaatgaagacatcacgatgaaaattaagagatttacaaagaaaacaacaaagccattgcatattttcaAAGCATTGCGATATCAAACAATACAGAtattaatttcaagtaatttttaaacaatcatcaatcaactacttattaattttaatatttttttattaaatttaattttatgtaagtataatttttattttaatatcatattacaaattttccaattataatttaaattaaaattttaaaccttttaaactttcaaatttatttaaaaattaaagtaaagagtacaaagtagttaacactatattttatatatcaacattcaagttgatattttaaaaaaatcttttattttgattttaagtataaaaatttatttttgtttatttttgagtttagatattttcaaactaattagaattttctttttttgaagttatt
The Eurosta solidaginis isolate ZX-2024a chromosome 5, ASM4086904v1, whole genome shotgun sequence DNA segment above includes these coding regions:
- the Cypl gene encoding peptidyl-prolyl cis-trans isomerase-like 1 codes for the protein MIATTNSALSNASGVPDKAWQPHFVSLETTMGEITVELYWKHAPNTCRNFAELSRRGYYNNVVFHRIIRDFMIQGGDPTGTGRGGTSIYGNEFPDEIHSDLKHTGAGILSMANSGPDTNGSQFFITLAPTQWLDGKHTIFGRVYAGMQVVKRIGLAETDKNDRPVDSVRIIKAKVEKY
- the BORCS6 gene encoding BLOC-1-related complex subunit 6 isoform X1; its protein translation is MSRKSPEIPIRPRYGIPELLNDDKGSEKSDRAMQRTRKTSTNAMEPSSYREIPFLAQYPDIVPRNNDDRSNEASYSAGMQEGSCEERVVDDDDAENSKDCSCEDNKTTKRPNSLHCDSSFPYELEGATSTDGHMRHFVADNLEEKIRNDQLSYAPHTSTPSAAPTGSGLLTKRFLQTQRPQIDPNVLSDIEIEAQYLAASVETLMENLCNFLHSISSITADNVEVHKNAVNKLTDSMDANIKSVKLSASSICWMEPCRNNRWRQTVT
- the BORCS6 gene encoding BLOC-1-related complex subunit 6 isoform X2 → MSRKSPEIPIRPRYGIPELLNDDKGSEKSDRAMQRTRKTSTNAMEPSSYREIPFLAQYPDIVPRNNDDRSNEASYSAGMQEGSCEERVVDDDDAENSKDCSCEDNKTTKRPNSLHCDSSFPYELEGATSTDGHMRHFVADNLEEKIRNDQLSYAPHTSTPSAAPTGSGLLTKRFLQTQRPQIDPNVLSDIEIEAQYLAASVETLMENLCNFLHSISSITADNVEVHKNAVNKLTDSMDANIKFMYTIMAKKEEITKSMKPTEQLG